TTCCTGGTGGCTGGCGGCATTCTGCTCGCATGCATGGCTCTGGCCGTTTTGCTGGTTCAACTCAGGCCCGAACCGGAGGTCCGGCCTCTTCCTGACAAGACGCCCGTTGCCATCACGGCTCCTGTGGTCGCCGGAGTTGGTCCCATTCCCGTGTACGGGGCCGGCACGGTTCGGCCCACTGCAGAGATCCATGTCACTGCTGAAGTCAACGGGAAGGTGTCCTGGGTGGACCCTGTTTTTCAGAGCGGAGGGCGTGTCGAGGAGGGACAGGTTCTGTTTCGCATCGACGATGCCGATTATCGTAACAGGGTGCAGCAGGCGCGCGCCAACGTGGCTGCTCAGCAGGTAGCGCTTCTTCAGGCCGAGGAGGAGGCCCTGATCGCACGTTCCGAATACGCGCAATTTCAACGCCGCGAGACGGGCGCCGCGTCTTCAGACGCCAGTCCTTTGACGCTTCGGGAGCCTCAGCTCGAGGCGGCCCGGGCCGCCCTGGTCAGAGACAGCACGTTGCTGGCCGATGCCGAGTTGGCTTTGTCCCGCACGGAGGTCCTTGCGCCCTTCAACGGGATTGTGCGGGACGAGTCCGTGGATGAAGGTCAGTTCGTGGCAGCCGGTCAGGGTGTGGGGCGCCTTTACGCTTCGGATGCGGTGGAGGTCGTGGTTCCACTCTCCGATGCCGATGCGGCGCTCATTCCCGGTCTTTGGAACCTCAGAGCGGGCGACGGGAATAGACGGGTGACCGCCCGTGTCATCGCAGAGTACGGTGATCGAAGCTACGCCTGGGAGGGCTATGTAGATCGGGCGGAGAGTTCGCTGGATGAACAGACGCGGACCATCGACGTGATTGTACGTGTTCCTGCCCCCTTCGCGGGCGGCGCCCTGGCAGGGGACAACAGTGCTCCCGCCGGCCCCGGTGCACCGCCTCTTCTTGTGGGCAAGTTTGTGGAAGTGCATATCCAGGGGATCGTTCCGGACCGGTACTTCATTGTCCGGCGCTCGGCGCTCAGGCCCGGCAACGAGATTTGGGCGGTACGCGGCGACACGGCGCTGACCATTGTCCCGGTGCGTGTTTTGCAGCGTTCCGATGACGACGTGTATGTGACCGGGGCGCTCGAAGCAGGTCAGGCGGTCGCCACAGGCGGCATTCAGTTTGCGACGGAAGGCATGGCGGTGCGGACCACTGCTGTGGAAGCCCCATGAATGGGGATGATCGTCTCGTCCGGGAGCAGCGGGGCCCCATAGCCTATATGGCGAAAAACAGCGTCGCTGCCAATCTGCTGATGCTGTTTCTGGTAGTGGCCGGACTGGCGGCGGCTCGTGATCTCATTCAGGAGGTTCTGCCCGACTTCTCCCTGGACCGTATCCAGATACTCGTGCCGTACCCTGGCGCCGCCCCCGAAGAGGTGGAGGAGTCCATAGTACGGAAGATCGAAGAGCAGATCCGGGCGGTAGACGGCCTGAAGCGTGTGGAGGCTACCGCCTCCGAGG
The DNA window shown above is from Bacteroidetes bacterium SB0662_bin_6 and carries:
- a CDS encoding efflux RND transporter periplasmic adaptor subunit — encoded protein: MTRRKGFLVAGGILLACMALAVLLVQLRPEPEVRPLPDKTPVAITAPVVAGVGPIPVYGAGTVRPTAEIHVTAEVNGKVSWVDPVFQSGGRVEEGQVLFRIDDADYRNRVQQARANVAAQQVALLQAEEEALIARSEYAQFQRRETGAASSDASPLTLREPQLEAARAALVRDSTLLADAELALSRTEVLAPFNGIVRDESVDEGQFVAAGQGVGRLYASDAVEVVVPLSDADAALIPGLWNLRAGDGNRRVTARVIAEYGDRSYAWEGYVDRAESSLDEQTRTIDVIVRVPAPFAGGALAGDNSAPAGPGAPPLLVGKFVEVHIQGIVPDRYFIVRRSALRPGNEIWAVRGDTALTIVPVRVLQRSDDDVYVTGALEAGQAVATGGIQFATEGMAVRTTAVEAP
- a CDS encoding efflux RND transporter permease subunit, giving the protein MNGDDRLVREQRGPIAYMAKNSVAANLLMLFLVVAGLAAARDLIQEVLPDFSLDRIQILVPYPGAAPEEVEESIVRKIEEQIRAVDGLKRVEATASEGLASVIAEFKANTDISRALNDIKAEVDRIPTFPAGAERPEVREVTSRQSVIRLLIYGDVPESTLKELAYEIEEGISSLPEVS